The following proteins are encoded in a genomic region of Acidobacteriota bacterium:
- a CDS encoding YicC family protein — translation MRSMTGFGRATVTGKNLSIAVELKTVNNRFLDVNLRLGSEVQQLESTIKRLIGNRLSRGRVDVNLNYDRTEEVAFELNRPVITGFLAAMKQMKDEFSLTGEPDMNVIAKLPNVFSTKKEDPTEEFLAGIETAFTLALDDLEKMRDKEGEMLETVLEGNLAAIEQYLEPIKSEAANIADEHRIRLNKRITDMLAKSESQIEVDQTRLAQEVAYLADRADISEEIDRLTTHIEHFRTIIKETRDVGKRLDFLTQELNREANTITSKTNNMIVKENALAIKSEIEKIREQVQNVE, via the coding sequence ATGAGATCAATGACAGGATTTGGCCGGGCGACGGTCACGGGGAAGAATCTTTCGATAGCGGTCGAGCTCAAGACGGTGAATAACCGTTTTCTCGACGTAAACCTGCGTTTGGGCAGCGAAGTGCAACAGCTTGAATCGACGATCAAACGCCTCATCGGCAACCGTTTGTCGCGCGGCCGCGTCGATGTGAATCTGAACTACGACCGTACGGAGGAAGTCGCGTTCGAGCTAAACCGGCCTGTTATTACGGGCTTTCTCGCGGCGATGAAGCAGATGAAGGACGAATTCTCGCTCACCGGCGAGCCTGACATGAACGTCATAGCCAAACTGCCGAACGTTTTCAGCACCAAGAAGGAGGACCCAACTGAAGAGTTCCTCGCCGGCATCGAAACGGCCTTCACGCTCGCTCTCGATGATCTCGAAAAGATGCGTGACAAAGAAGGCGAAATGCTCGAAACTGTCCTCGAAGGCAATCTCGCGGCGATCGAACAATACCTCGAACCGATCAAGTCCGAGGCCGCGAACATAGCTGACGAACATCGAATCCGCCTAAACAAACGCATCACCGACATGCTCGCCAAAAGCGAATCGCAGATCGAGGTCGACCAGACACGCCTCGCCCAAGAGGTCGCGTACCTTGCTGACCGAGCCGATATCTCAGAGGAGATCGATCGTCTGACAACGCACATTGAGCATTTCCGAACCATAATCAAGGAAACCCGCGACGTCGGCAAACGCCTCGATTTCTTAACGCAAGAGTTAAACCGCGAAGCAAACACGATCACTTCAAAAACAAACAACATGATCGTCAAAGAAAACGCCCTCGCCATAAAGAGCGAGATTGAAAAGATCCGCGAGCAAGTGCAAAATGTTGAATAG
- a CDS encoding DoxX family protein yields MSKNVVFLSMKLENILDDLHVALTRRWWTQIFTAFTRVLLAVAFIPPSYKKIVHEPFTSLPDSNPVGHYFNALLATGFYYEFLGWGQMIAAILLLIPRTSHLGALLFLPIIANIAVLTTSVGFVGTWILTIFMTLAATWLVAWEYDRLKPIIFSTREDKPRKFRLQFATIPAFFAVGGSAAGVLFWLIRLGNFPNYLTIGLALTAIGFVFGIVVAMHYRFMPVGHLK; encoded by the coding sequence TTGAGTAAAAATGTCGTTTTCCTTTCCATGAAACTCGAAAACATCCTCGACGATCTCCATGTTGCTCTCACCCGACGGTGGTGGACGCAGATCTTTACGGCGTTTACACGGGTGCTCCTCGCGGTGGCGTTCATTCCGCCGAGCTATAAAAAGATCGTGCATGAGCCGTTCACTTCGTTGCCGGATTCGAATCCTGTCGGCCATTATTTCAACGCCTTGCTGGCGACCGGTTTTTATTACGAATTCCTCGGCTGGGGACAGATGATCGCGGCGATCTTGCTGCTGATCCCGCGAACCTCGCATCTAGGTGCATTGCTATTTCTTCCGATCATTGCAAATATCGCGGTGCTGACGACGTCGGTCGGGTTTGTGGGAACTTGGATACTTACGATCTTTATGACGCTCGCTGCGACGTGGCTCGTCGCATGGGAATACGACCGCCTAAAACCGATCATCTTTTCGACTCGCGAAGACAAACCGCGAAAATTCCGTTTGCAGTTCGCGACAATTCCGGCCTTTTTCGCGGTCGGAGGCTCGGCTGCCGGTGTGTTGTTTTGGCTTATCAGGCTTGGTAATTTTCCGAATTATCTGACGATCGGGCTTGCTCTGACCGCGATCGGATTTGTATTCGGTATTGTCGTAGCGATGCATTACCGGTTTATGCCCGTGGGGCACTTAAAATGA
- a CDS encoding ATP-binding cassette domain-containing protein: MSDLRRLLNYVRPYWLMFTFALIAMFFVAVFETATGALLVPIFNQFLPSPTKSKTIFDLSGIVPLNDWFRAWLIICGMLLSFSVLKGIAGYFSTYLMAQIGQMAILRLRQELYDHILCQSASFFEKHRTNFLVSRLVVSCAAIEFAVSGNLRDVLRESFMLVFFFGAAFYFNWRLTLGAMVMAPIVALMTADISRRLRKQAVINVEGNKSLSDTAQEAISNHAIVTAYSAEERERSRFHKVAMVIANANRRSGRIASIAPYMIEMVGVIAVVVFLYFGLREINESRMDAAQFFTFVFFLLRSYEPMRKISRQHNEITKAFAAARDVWSILDEIDVLPQKKDSVALSALSDRISIKNVSFHYRNGRKKILQDIDLDVERGSMVALVGESGGGKSSLIKLVQRLYDPTEGSIEWDGIDLRDASLLSLKKQIALVTQETVLFNDTIAYNISYGDPDASQEDIRQAAKIAFADEFIEQLPDQYETIVGERGTMLSGGQRQRIAIARAVLLNAPVLILDEATSALDTESESMVQKALTNLTQNKTSIVIAHRLSTVRQADKIVVMEKGRIVETGTHEELLARRGSYKRLYKMQFADGDLHRTDA; this comes from the coding sequence ATGAGCGATCTCAGACGGCTTTTAAATTACGTACGGCCTTACTGGCTGATGTTTACGTTTGCGCTTATCGCAATGTTCTTCGTCGCGGTTTTTGAGACGGCGACGGGTGCTTTACTCGTCCCAATATTCAATCAATTTCTGCCTAGTCCGACAAAATCAAAGACTATTTTCGACCTTTCCGGGATCGTGCCGCTTAACGATTGGTTCCGTGCCTGGCTTATCATATGCGGAATGCTGCTCAGTTTTTCCGTCTTGAAAGGCATTGCGGGTTACTTCTCGACCTATCTGATGGCTCAGATCGGACAGATGGCGATCCTCAGGCTCCGGCAGGAGCTGTATGATCACATACTTTGCCAATCCGCATCCTTCTTTGAAAAGCACCGAACCAACTTCCTCGTTTCCCGACTGGTCGTCAGTTGTGCGGCAATAGAATTCGCCGTCTCAGGAAATCTCCGAGATGTACTGCGCGAGTCATTCATGCTGGTTTTCTTTTTCGGCGCCGCATTCTACTTCAATTGGCGCCTGACGCTCGGTGCGATGGTCATGGCTCCGATCGTCGCATTAATGACGGCCGATATTAGCCGCAGACTGCGGAAACAGGCCGTTATCAACGTAGAAGGGAACAAATCGCTTTCAGATACTGCCCAGGAAGCGATCTCAAACCACGCGATCGTCACCGCGTATTCCGCTGAGGAACGCGAAAGATCCCGCTTTCATAAGGTCGCGATGGTTATCGCAAATGCAAATCGCCGTTCAGGCCGAATTGCTTCGATCGCTCCTTACATGATCGAGATGGTCGGCGTTATAGCCGTGGTGGTGTTCTTGTATTTCGGCTTGCGGGAAATAAACGAATCTCGTATGGATGCCGCTCAGTTCTTTACGTTCGTTTTCTTTCTCCTTCGGAGTTATGAGCCGATGCGAAAGATCTCGCGTCAGCACAATGAGATAACGAAAGCGTTTGCGGCTGCTCGGGATGTCTGGAGCATTCTGGATGAAATTGATGTCCTGCCTCAAAAGAAGGACTCTGTTGCGTTGTCGGCTTTGAGCGACCGGATCTCGATAAAAAATGTGTCGTTTCATTACCGCAACGGCCGGAAGAAGATACTCCAGGATATCGACTTAGACGTCGAACGAGGTTCGATGGTAGCCCTTGTTGGCGAGAGCGGCGGCGGCAAGTCGAGCCTGATAAAGCTGGTCCAACGGCTCTATGATCCCACCGAAGGATCGATCGAATGGGACGGAATCGACTTGAGGGATGCGTCTCTCCTCAGCCTCAAGAAACAGATCGCGTTGGTCACGCAGGAAACGGTTCTTTTCAACGACACGATTGCCTATAACATCTCGTACGGCGATCCGGACGCCTCGCAGGAAGATATTAGACAGGCCGCCAAGATAGCGTTCGCAGACGAATTTATCGAGCAATTGCCCGATCAGTATGAAACGATCGTCGGCGAACGCGGTACAATGCTCTCCGGTGGCCAGCGCCAGCGTATTGCGATCGCACGCGCAGTATTGTTGAACGCTCCTGTACTGATCCTGGATGAGGCGACCTCTGCTCTCGACACCGAAAGCGAATCAATGGTTCAGAAAGCACTCACGAATCTGACCCAAAATAAGACTTCCATCGTGATCGCTCACCGCCTTTCGACGGTCAGGCAGGCGGATAAGATAGTGGTGATGGAAAAAGGGCGGATCGTTGAAACGGGTACGCATGAAGAACTGCTTGCCCGCCGCGGCTCGTATAAAAGACTATATAAAATGCAGTTTGCCGATGGTGATCTGCACCGGACAGACGCCTGA
- the gmk gene encoding guanylate kinase gives MTGRLIIISSPSGGGKGSLIKEVRSMLPDLGYSVSHTTRPQRFGEEDGREYFFTTKQDFERRIAGGDFLEYANVHGNLYGTSLRESQKVFNTGRDLIVEVDVQGAIQISEKLPESITIFILPPSFEVLKARLTARGTEGEGELRTRLRNAFNEVLEYEKFKYVIVNQDLGTAARQIASIINAERQRLDRQSDAIRDILDSFDTSKAEFQGE, from the coding sequence ATGACCGGACGATTAATTATTATCAGTTCACCATCAGGCGGCGGCAAGGGATCGCTTATTAAGGAAGTGCGCTCGATGCTGCCGGACTTGGGTTATTCTGTTTCGCACACGACGCGGCCGCAGCGGTTTGGCGAAGAGGACGGGCGCGAATATTTTTTTACGACAAAGCAGGATTTCGAAAGACGAATTGCTGGCGGCGATTTTCTCGAATACGCCAATGTCCACGGCAATCTATACGGCACATCGCTTCGTGAGAGCCAAAAGGTCTTTAACACCGGACGAGATCTGATCGTCGAGGTCGATGTTCAAGGAGCTATCCAGATCTCAGAGAAACTGCCCGAGAGTATCACGATATTTATCCTGCCGCCGTCGTTCGAGGTTCTAAAGGCCAGACTCACGGCTCGCGGCACCGAGGGCGAGGGCGAACTTCGGACTCGACTCAGGAACGCGTTCAACGAAGTCCTCGAATACGAAAAGTTCAAATACGTGATCGTAAACCAGGATCTTGGCACCGCCGCACGTCAGATCGCTTCGATCATAAACGCCGAGCGCCAGCGTCTCGATAGACAGTCCGACGCTATTCGTGATATCCTTGATAGTTTCGATACGTCGAAAGCTGAATTTCAGGGAGAATAG
- a CDS encoding electron transfer flavoprotein-ubiquinone oxidoreductase, with the protein MIEREQIEMDVVFVGAGPANLAAALHLKKEIAVHDEMIDKGLKFGNKVGELEIAIVEKGSFVGAHILSGAVMDPKAIRELMPDFLDQGCPVDSVVTEDAFWYLTEKKGINAPLVPPPLKNKGKYIVSLSKVCEWLGEKCEEAGINIFPEFPAAEILYDENDAVIGVRTGYKGIDKDGKQKPNFEAGVDLIAKVTVLGEGSRGSLAKQITARLGLDHGKESQVFSLGIKELWELPTGKFPEGKVVHTLGFPSDTRTYGGGWIYGMKDNVVSIGYVTGLDYEDPMIDPHAEFQKFKTHPKVAEVLVGGKMIKYGAKTINAGGYFTMPKLYADGVLIVGDSGSFLNGQRIKGIHTAMKSGMLAAETIIGAFEHKDFTSKTLKHFEEKVNLSWIYDELQPVRNFHGAFQKGRWSALFNTGLQFLTNGLAWGFMPKEHHVAGHERMQKRSDGKSGLGPSDHLKQARYSNVPFDKELTFDKVTDVFYGAVAHNEDQPSHLHVLDTEICATRCTEEYGNPCQRFCPAAVYEMEENAESGRRELKVNFSNCVHCKTCDIADPYQIINWVTPEGGGGPNYKGM; encoded by the coding sequence ATGATCGAACGCGAACAGATCGAGATGGATGTGGTTTTTGTCGGTGCCGGGCCGGCAAATCTGGCGGCGGCATTACACCTAAAGAAAGAGATAGCGGTGCACGACGAAATGATCGACAAAGGCCTCAAATTTGGTAATAAGGTCGGGGAACTTGAGATCGCGATCGTCGAAAAAGGCTCATTTGTGGGTGCCCATATTTTGTCGGGTGCCGTGATGGACCCTAAGGCGATACGCGAATTGATGCCTGATTTCCTTGATCAAGGCTGTCCCGTCGATTCGGTCGTAACGGAAGATGCGTTTTGGTATCTGACTGAAAAGAAGGGGATCAATGCACCGCTCGTTCCGCCGCCGCTCAAGAACAAAGGCAAGTATATCGTGAGCCTCAGCAAAGTCTGCGAATGGCTCGGTGAAAAATGCGAGGAGGCCGGCATCAACATATTCCCCGAATTTCCGGCAGCCGAGATCTTGTACGACGAGAACGATGCCGTGATCGGTGTCCGTACCGGCTACAAGGGTATCGACAAAGACGGCAAACAGAAACCGAATTTCGAGGCGGGAGTCGACCTCATCGCGAAAGTGACAGTTCTCGGGGAAGGTTCGCGCGGATCCTTGGCCAAACAAATAACTGCTCGTCTTGGCCTCGATCATGGAAAGGAATCGCAGGTGTTTTCGCTCGGTATCAAGGAGCTTTGGGAACTGCCAACGGGAAAGTTTCCGGAGGGCAAGGTCGTTCATACACTTGGATTTCCCTCTGACACAAGGACTTACGGCGGCGGTTGGATCTATGGAATGAAGGACAATGTCGTCAGCATTGGATATGTGACCGGGCTTGATTATGAGGATCCAATGATCGATCCGCATGCCGAGTTTCAGAAGTTTAAGACGCACCCAAAGGTCGCCGAGGTACTCGTGGGCGGCAAGATGATCAAATATGGAGCGAAGACGATCAATGCCGGCGGCTATTTCACAATGCCTAAACTGTACGCCGACGGCGTGCTGATCGTCGGCGATTCAGGTTCATTCCTAAACGGGCAGCGCATCAAGGGCATTCACACCGCGATGAAATCGGGAATGCTCGCCGCCGAGACGATAATTGGAGCATTTGAGCATAAGGATTTTACTTCGAAAACGCTCAAGCATTTCGAAGAGAAGGTAAACCTAAGCTGGATATACGACGAGCTGCAGCCGGTCCGCAATTTTCATGGTGCGTTCCAAAAAGGCCGCTGGTCGGCACTTTTTAACACCGGACTACAGTTCCTGACGAACGGCTTAGCATGGGGCTTTATGCCTAAGGAGCATCACGTCGCCGGCCACGAGAGAATGCAGAAGCGAAGTGACGGAAAGTCCGGGCTTGGGCCGTCCGATCATCTGAAGCAGGCCCGCTATTCGAATGTACCGTTCGATAAAGAACTGACGTTTGATAAGGTTACCGACGTTTTTTACGGTGCCGTCGCTCATAATGAAGACCAGCCGTCGCATCTGCATGTCCTCGATACCGAGATATGTGCGACCCGCTGTACGGAGGAATACGGTAATCCATGCCAGCGTTTTTGTCCGGCTGCGGTCTATGAAATGGAAGAAAATGCTGAGAGCGGACGCCGCGAGCTCAAGGTCAATTTCTCAAATTGCGTACACTGCAAGACCTGCGATATTGCTGATCCTTATCAGATAATCAATTGGGTCACACCCGAAGGCGGCGGCGGGCCAAATTACAAGGGAATGTAG
- the mtnA gene encoding S-methyl-5-thioribose-1-phosphate isomerase: MKYNIIPVKWSDEGVLMLDQRLLPTETVWLTLKTYDEVAAGIKDMVVRGAPAIGVSAAYGIALGAKNFVGTTVADLEDELEFISDVLAKTRPTAVNLFWAIDRMNRTFQKAKADGKNVSEIKQILIDDSKAIHEEDIESQRLIAQFGGELLGDNDTVLTHCNAGALATGGVWGTALGVIRGAVDQGKNISVIADETRPYLQGARLTAWELMEDDIPVTLITDNMSGHIMKKGSIHAVVVGSDRIAANGDVANKIGTYMVAVLAKRHGIPFYVAAPLSTVDLNCPTGDQIPIEERDRVEVTHVKGHQLAPEGVGITNYAFDVTPNDLVTAIITEKGVARAPYTESLKKQFDD, from the coding sequence ATGAAATACAACATCATCCCCGTAAAATGGTCCGACGAAGGCGTCCTCATGCTCGATCAGCGTTTGCTGCCGACGGAGACAGTTTGGCTGACGCTCAAGACGTATGACGAGGTCGCCGCCGGTATCAAAGACATGGTCGTACGCGGAGCACCGGCGATCGGCGTTTCGGCGGCGTATGGCATCGCTTTGGGGGCGAAGAATTTTGTCGGCACGACGGTCGCCGATCTCGAGGACGAACTCGAATTTATCAGCGACGTTCTCGCTAAAACCCGCCCGACGGCCGTCAACCTTTTCTGGGCGATCGACCGGATGAACCGCACGTTTCAGAAGGCGAAAGCCGACGGCAAAAACGTCAGCGAGATCAAGCAGATCCTTATCGACGACTCAAAAGCGATCCACGAAGAAGACATCGAATCCCAACGTCTCATCGCTCAATTCGGCGGTGAACTGCTCGGCGATAACGACACTGTCCTGACCCACTGCAACGCCGGAGCACTCGCGACCGGCGGCGTCTGGGGAACCGCTCTCGGCGTTATTCGCGGAGCCGTCGATCAAGGCAAAAATATCTCGGTCATCGCCGACGAAACGCGCCCATATCTGCAAGGCGCACGTCTCACCGCCTGGGAACTGATGGAAGACGACATTCCCGTCACGCTCATCACCGACAACATGAGCGGCCACATCATGAAAAAAGGCAGCATCCACGCCGTCGTCGTCGGCTCGGACCGAATCGCCGCGAACGGGGATGTTGCCAACAAGATCGGCACCTACATGGTCGCCGTCCTCGCCAAACGCCACGGCATCCCGTTCTACGTCGCCGCCCCGCTCTCGACCGTCGATCTCAATTGCCCCACGGGCGACCAGATCCCGATCGAAGAACGCGACCGCGTCGAAGTAACCCACGTCAAAGGCCACCAACTAGCCCCCGAAGGCGTCGGCATCACCAACTACGCCTTCGACGTAACCCCAAACGATCTCGTAACCGCCATAATCACCGAAAAAGGCGTCGCAAGAGCACCGTATACCGAGAGTTTGAAGAAACAATTTGATGACTAG
- the rpoZ gene encoding DNA-directed RNA polymerase subunit omega — protein sequence MAEEIENIEGEEAEEIIDPPAIDSKYRMIILAAQRSKQLQRGAISRVDLDMRKTKPTRIAMKEFQEKKVNFEILEN from the coding sequence ATGGCCGAAGAAATTGAAAACATCGAGGGCGAAGAAGCAGAAGAAATTATCGATCCGCCCGCGATCGATTCGAAATACCGCATGATCATCCTTGCCGCTCAACGCAGCAAACAGCTCCAACGCGGAGCCATCTCCCGCGTCGACCTCGACATGCGCAAAACCAAACCAACACGCATCGCGATGAAGGAATTCCAGGAAAAAAAGGTAAACTTCGAAATCCTCGAAAACTAA
- the glgP gene encoding alpha-glucan family phosphorylase — MTEASTDIATQQAVSRQTETTFRRDFELGRELPKQLKPLDGIAANFYWSWQPEGTALFRDLDPTLWDVCEQNPRLFLKKVSGLRLYQRAADTPYVERIEGFNAKFQHYLASSSRRTNSEQRTTNIAYFCAEYGVHNSLPNYSGGLGILAGDHLKSASDMDLPLTAIGLLYRFGYFRQDIRHDGWQEESYNDIFEGELAVTPVFDVNGERVTVSVHIRGREVVAQAWLASVGRISLYLLDTNVPQNSEVDRLITGHLYGGDTETRIVQEKVLGIGGVRLLRKLGISLTVFHLNEGHAAFSTLELAKEYLESNPDASFAGAVEHVRKQCVFTTHTPVSAGNDSFPPSQIDECFSDEYIASLKLTNNEFLALGRSNLADDTEFFGMTPLAIRMCRSANGVSAKHGEVSRGLWLKMFPDLADPGAVPITSVTNGVHAPTWVAPVFQTIYEQNIGENWHEIVRNDETWQTAIELMADEHIWNAHRTLKSLLIAFIRERTRAKETGSVNTINERKYPRPVLARHIDHWLCSPRGSLQALGSSVF; from the coding sequence ATGACGGAGGCTTCGACCGATATCGCTACACAACAGGCAGTCAGCCGACAGACGGAAACGACTTTTCGCAGAGATTTTGAACTAGGCCGTGAGCTCCCAAAGCAGCTAAAACCGCTCGATGGTATAGCGGCCAACTTTTACTGGTCGTGGCAGCCGGAAGGAACCGCACTTTTTCGCGACCTCGATCCAACATTGTGGGACGTATGTGAACAGAATCCGCGGCTTTTTCTCAAAAAGGTGAGCGGTTTACGGTTATATCAGCGGGCGGCTGACACGCCGTATGTTGAACGAATTGAAGGATTCAACGCTAAATTCCAACACTACCTGGCCTCGTCATCACGCCGCACGAACAGCGAACAACGAACGACCAATATCGCTTATTTCTGCGCCGAATACGGCGTTCACAATTCCCTGCCTAATTATTCCGGCGGCCTTGGAATACTGGCCGGTGATCATCTCAAATCGGCAAGCGATATGGATCTGCCGTTGACGGCGATCGGCTTGCTTTATCGTTTTGGTTATTTTCGACAGGACATCCGGCACGACGGATGGCAAGAAGAATCGTACAACGACATTTTCGAAGGCGAATTGGCGGTAACGCCTGTTTTTGACGTCAATGGTGAGCGTGTGACCGTCTCGGTCCATATCCGCGGCCGCGAGGTAGTCGCACAGGCTTGGCTCGCGAGCGTCGGCCGCATTTCGCTCTATTTGCTTGATACAAACGTGCCGCAAAACAGCGAGGTAGATCGTCTGATCACGGGCCATCTTTACGGCGGCGACACGGAAACGCGGATCGTACAGGAAAAGGTTCTCGGCATCGGCGGCGTTCGTCTGCTCAGAAAACTTGGTATTTCGCTGACGGTTTTCCATCTAAACGAAGGCCACGCCGCGTTCTCAACGCTCGAACTCGCGAAAGAGTATCTGGAATCTAATCCTGACGCTTCGTTTGCCGGAGCCGTCGAACATGTACGCAAGCAATGTGTTTTCACGACCCACACCCCGGTCTCCGCCGGAAACGACAGCTTTCCGCCGTCTCAGATCGACGAATGTTTTAGCGACGAGTATATCGCCTCGCTAAAGCTAACGAACAACGAATTCCTCGCCCTCGGCCGCTCTAATTTGGCGGATGATACCGAATTTTTCGGCATGACGCCGCTTGCGATACGAATGTGCCGATCGGCGAATGGCGTTAGCGCGAAGCACGGCGAGGTTTCGCGTGGGCTTTGGCTCAAGATGTTTCCGGATCTAGCCGATCCGGGAGCGGTGCCGATCACTTCGGTGACCAACGGAGTACACGCACCGACATGGGTTGCTCCCGTTTTCCAAACGATCTACGAGCAGAATATCGGCGAGAATTGGCACGAGATCGTCCGCAACGACGAAACGTGGCAGACGGCGATCGAACTCATGGCTGATGAGCATATTTGGAACGCACATCGCACGCTCAAGAGCCTGCTCATTGCTTTCATCCGAGAAAGAACGCGTGCGAAAGAAACCGGATCGGTCAACACGATCAACGAGCGAAAATACCCAAGGCCTGTTCTCGCCAGACATATTGACCATTGGCTTTGCTCGCCGCGTGGCAGCTTACAAGCGCTGGGATCTTCTGTTTTCTGA
- the glgP gene encoding alpha-glucan family phosphorylase, with protein MFVEDYDQEVARYLVQGVDVWMNVPRRPMEASGTSGMKAAMNGALNFSILDGWWIEGYNGENGFAIGDLSDDLTEDQMDIADAESLYSTLENELIPAYYSLDQNGLPSQWIAKMKNSIATLTPQFSSDRMVADYLSNIYDID; from the coding sequence GTGTTTGTTGAAGATTATGACCAAGAGGTCGCTCGGTATCTCGTTCAGGGCGTCGATGTCTGGATGAACGTCCCGCGTCGCCCGATGGAGGCAAGCGGCACATCAGGCATGAAGGCGGCGATGAACGGAGCTCTGAATTTTTCGATCCTCGACGGCTGGTGGATCGAGGGCTACAACGGCGAAAACGGCTTTGCGATCGGCGATCTGAGTGACGACCTGACCGAAGATCAAATGGACATCGCAGACGCCGAATCACTTTACTCGACTCTCGAAAACGAGCTGATACCGGCATATTATTCACTTGATCAAAATGGTTTGCCATCACAATGGATCGCAAAAATGAAGAACTCGATCGCGACGCTCACCCCGCAATTTTCGAGTGATAGAATGGTCGCGGATTATCTCTCTAATATTTACGACATCGATTAG
- a CDS encoding gamma-glutamylcyclotransferase: protein MAEYLFSYGTLRESREQNELFGRRLVGNPDILNGFRRSEIEITDPGFLSGGGDKRQQTLVETSDPADIVEGTVFEVTYDELLQVDEYEPAEYRRAEVMLASGKEAWIYLVA, encoded by the coding sequence ATGGCGGAGTATTTATTTTCGTACGGAACACTGCGTGAGAGCCGTGAGCAGAACGAGTTGTTCGGCCGGCGGCTGGTTGGAAATCCGGATATATTGAATGGCTTTAGGCGTAGTGAGATCGAGATAACGGACCCCGGTTTTCTGTCGGGCGGCGGGGACAAGCGGCAACAGACCCTTGTCGAAACAAGCGATCCGGCCGATATCGTCGAGGGAACGGTGTTTGAAGTTACATACGACGAACTTTTACAGGTTGACGAGTATGAACCGGCCGAATACCGCCGAGCGGAGGTGATGCTCGCGTCGGGGAAAGAGGCGTGGATCTACTTAGTGGCATAA